Proteins from one Rosa chinensis cultivar Old Blush chromosome 7, RchiOBHm-V2, whole genome shotgun sequence genomic window:
- the LOC112177287 gene encoding uncharacterized protein LOC112177287: protein MVTQKVTPGDPGSLSRCLQDSNPPSIASRPPSQSRPRPQSPIDHGLSPFSQIDHGLCLILSDRLTLTRPPSQSRPRPQSPIDHGLSPFSQIDHGLCLILSDRLTLTRPPSQSRPRPQSPIDHGLSLRSTTASVHSLSLDSLSHGLRLSLDHGLSLRPPRPQSSPSTLSQSRPSLFRLMSKSKQRISLGLRKIKTLFSEVLIEQDE from the exons GTCACTCAGCCGCTGTCTCCAAGACTCCAACCCTCCATCCATTGCCTCCAGGCCTCCATCTCAGTctcgaccacggcctcagtctccgatcgaccacggcctcagtcCATTCTCTCAGATCGACCACGGGCTCTGTCTCATTCTCTCAGATCGACTCACTCTCACACGGCCTCCGTCTCAGTctcgaccacggcctcagtctccgatcgaccacggcctcagtcCATTCTCTCAGATCGACCACGGGCTCTGTCTCATTCTCTCAGATCGACTCACTCTCACACGGCCTCCGTCTCAGTctcgaccacggcctcagtctccgatcgaccacggcctcagtctccgatcgaccacggcctcagtcCATTCTCTCAGTCTCGACTCACTCTCACACGGCCTCCGTCTCAGTctcgaccacggcctcagtctCCGACCACCACGGCCTCAGTCCAGCCCTTCGACTCTGTCTCAGTCTCGACCAAGTCTTTTTCGATT GATGAGTAAGAGCAAACAAAGGATCAGCCTTGGtttgagaaaaatcaaaactttgttTTCTGAGGTGTTAATCGAGCAG GATGAGTAA
- the LOC112175871 gene encoding ethylene-responsive transcription factor ERN2, with the protein MDSLQSSTPNQKETFHENKESGCTSTRAIKVPKKAKINGRRFLGVRQRPSGRWVAEIKDSSQNLRLWLGTFDRAEEAALAYDKAARVLRGRNAKTNFPSSHQQHGMNFMNIHEENCNILKKNPRLYQLLQHAIMKNHAAIARSSSSSTIIGSKGGQFDSNNNFDALVEETIVCSSSTSTASDVQDHDDYHCALSFGTSKVYSSVVVAPTFSATS; encoded by the coding sequence ATGGACAGCCTACAGAGCTCAACACCAAACCAAAAAGAAACTTTCCATGAAAATAAAGAGAGTGGTTGTACTAGTACTAGGGCGATCAAGGTTCCGAAAAAAGCAAAGATTAATGGAAGGAGGTTCCTAGGAGTGAGACAAAGGCCATCAGGAAGATGGGTGGCTGAGATCAAGGACTCATCACAGAATCTGAGACTATGGTTGGGAACTTTTGATAGAGCAGAAGAGGCTGCATTGGCTTATGATAAGGCTGCAAGGGTTTTGAGAGGAAGGAATGCAAAGACCAACTTCCCATCATCTCATCAGCAGCATGGAATGAACTTCATGAATATACATGAAGAAAATTGCAACATATTGAAGAAGAATCCGCGGCTTTATCAGCTGCTTCAGCACGCGATCATGAAGAATCATGCAGCAATTGCAAGGTCCTCATCATCGTCGACGATCATAGGATCAAAGGGGGGTCAGTTTGATTCAAACAATAACTTTGATGCACTTGTTGAAGAAACTATAGTGTGCTCTTCATCAACAAGTACTGCTTCTGATGTTCAAGATCATGATGATTACCATTGCGCACTTTCGTTTGGTACTTCTAAGGTTTATTCTTCTGTTGTTGTTGCTCCTACCTTCAGTGCTACTTCATGA